A stretch of Elephas maximus indicus isolate mEleMax1 chromosome 27, mEleMax1 primary haplotype, whole genome shotgun sequence DNA encodes these proteins:
- the LOC126068254 gene encoding ral guanine nucleotide dissociation stimulator-like — protein sequence MPPGPLPPLSLQNQVQKIPKEKENGITQLGSRKGWCRLRCVCGSDEDLDEAWVMKTFKAGSLEKLVEHLVLAFLKGNFSYIRIFLGTYRTYATTQQVLDQLLQRYGCNHPYSAQDAEPQDQLKGAISFILGTWLKEYSEDFDQPPDFPCLKLVMEYVQVNMPGSHLEHRAQLLLAQLDQMEVTETEPEAPEPRPGPVVKVAQDPSLPRELAPAPCSGHPMDNWMERWIPTLDYFQNRNLDQQLMSILLLLQHRSSVEHQLFHDELQLWQQRASPMEVRILNLGHLQSQRMDNLVMWILVLNGHRSSIEHHQLQHCHHTESWIFTLGDFQNTFKENFMSYILSLQQHWSWVHQQVLQQQVEQTESLLEDRILFLGQHHNGLLDHLVRLIMLLD from the exons TGTGTCTGTGGTTCTGACGAGGACTTGGATgaggcctgggtgatgaaaaccttcaaggcaggctcactggagaagctggtggagcacctggtgctCGCATTCCTAAAGGGTAACTTCTCCTACATCAGAATCTTCCTGGGAACCTATAGAACCtacgccaccacccagcaggtcctagaccagctgctccaaag gtatggatgtaaCCACCCCTATTCTGCCCAGGATGCTGAACCCCAAGACCAGCTGAAAGG TGCCATCTCTTTTATCCTGGGCACGTGGCTGAAGGAATACTCAGAGGATTTCGATCAGCCCCCAGACTTCCCCTGCCTAAAGCTCGTGATGGAGTatgtgcaggtgaacatgccaggctcacatcTAGAGCACCGTGCccaacttctgttggcccagctggatcaaatggaggtcactgagacagagccagagg CTCCAGAGCCAAGGCCAGGGCCAGTTGTAAAAGTAGCTCAAGATCCATCTTTGCCTCGAGAACTGGCTCCTGCACCATGTTCTGGG CATCCGATGGACAACTGGATGGAGAGGTGGATTCCCACCCTGGACTACTTCCAGAACCGGAACCTGGACCAGCAGCTGATGTCGATTCTGCTCCTGCTCCAACACAGAAGCTCCGTGGAGCACCAGCTCTTCCATGATGAGCTTCAGCTGTGGCAGCAGAGGGCTAGCCCCATGGAGGTTCGGATTCTTAACCTGGGCCACCTGCAGAGCCAGAGAATGGACAACCTGGTGATGTGGATCCTGGTACTGAATGGACACCGAAGCTCAATAGAGCATCACCAGCTCCAGCACTGCCACCACACGGAGAGCTGGATTTTTACCCTGGGCGACTTCCAGAACACATTCAAGGAAAACTTCATGAGTTACATTCTGTCCTTGCAGCAACATTGGAGCTGGGTACATCAACAGGTCCTCCAACAGCAAGTTGAGCAGACAGAGAGCCTTTTGGAAGATCGGATTCTCTTCctcggccaacaccataatgggcTCCTGGACCACCTGGTGAGGTTGATCATGCTCCTGGACTAA